Proteins from one Desulfuromonadales bacterium genomic window:
- a CDS encoding regulatory protein GemA, whose amino-acid sequence MPTRADLARIHIAKKELGLDDATYRGVLRDRYRKESAAYLTPWEATDLIELFRQKGWRPVSFGQLGLIHVLWRKLEAAGVLEHGGEEALTGFVEHATGKSGLRRLTVREASRVIEMLKKWLERAEGEGARH is encoded by the coding sequence ATGCCTACTCGCGCCGACCTGGCCAGAATCCATATCGCAAAAAAGGAGTTGGGGCTCGACGACGCCACATATCGCGGAGTTCTCCGGGATCGCTACCGCAAGGAGTCGGCGGCGTATCTAACCCCATGGGAGGCCACCGACCTCATCGAACTGTTCCGGCAGAAAGGGTGGAGGCCCGTCTCCTTTGGACAGCTAGGCCTGATACATGTTCTGTGGCGCAAACTCGAGGCTGCCGGTGTACTCGAACATGGCGGGGAGGAGGCACTGACGGGCTTTGTTGAGCACGCCACCGGCAAAAGCGGCCTGCGCCGGCTCACTGTGCGCGAGGCAAGCCGGGTAATCGAGATGTTGAAGAAGTGGCTGGAGCGGGCCGAGGGAGAGGGCGCGAGGCATTGA
- a CDS encoding peptidylprolyl isomerase: MPTATARHILVATEAECLQLKAEIEAGADFAEVARNSSSCPSRMRGGDLGAFVPGQMVREFDEVVFSGEVGKVLGPVKTQFGYHLIEITKRW; this comes from the coding sequence ATGCCCACTGCAACCGCCCGACACATCCTCGTGGCCACCGAAGCCGAATGCCTGCAGCTCAAAGCCGAAATCGAAGCCGGCGCCGATTTTGCCGAGGTGGCCAGGAACAGCTCCTCCTGTCCTTCGCGCATGCGGGGCGGCGATCTTGGGGCCTTCGTCCCGGGGCAGATGGTCAGGGAATTCGACGAAGTTGTCTTCTCCGGCGAGGTGGGCAAGGTGCTGGGTCCGGTCAAGACACAGTTCGGCTATCATCTGATTGAGATCACCAAACGCTGGTAG
- a CDS encoding ACT domain-containing protein encodes MDNRYIMTAFGQDRPGIVADVTKLLFENGCNLEETTMTLLADEFTLILLFTCQNRDVEELLQRECRRLERDKDISAFLRPLQKRQTAKRGDFASCVLHVEGEDQAGIVYKVSQYLAEHGLNICNLQSTVKASPDSGSAIYMMDIHIQVPEGVLMEDVEVGLSAVADELHVDISLSR; translated from the coding sequence ATGGACAACCGCTACATCATGACCGCCTTTGGCCAGGACCGGCCGGGGATCGTCGCCGACGTGACCAAGCTGCTGTTCGAAAACGGCTGCAACCTCGAAGAGACCACCATGACCCTGCTGGCAGACGAGTTCACCCTCATTCTGCTCTTCACCTGCCAGAACCGGGATGTCGAGGAGTTGCTGCAGCGTGAGTGCCGCCGGCTGGAGCGGGACAAGGACATCTCTGCCTTCCTGCGGCCGCTGCAGAAACGCCAGACGGCGAAGCGCGGCGACTTCGCTTCCTGCGTGCTGCACGTCGAGGGGGAGGACCAGGCGGGGATCGTCTACAAGGTCAGCCAGTACCTGGCTGAGCACGGCCTGAACATCTGCAATCTGCAATCGACTGTCAAGGCCTCCCCGGATAGCGGCAGCGCCATCTATATGATGGACATCCACATCCAGGTTCCCGAGGGAGTCTTGATGGAGGACGTGGAAGTCGGGCTGTCGGCGGTCGCCGACGAGCTGCATGTCGACATCAGCCTCTCCAGGTAG